GGTCCTCCCTCCCCGCACGATCGCCCTGGCGCTGGACACCGCCCGGGCCACCGGCGCCACGGGCATCGCCCTGCCCGAGCGGACCATCGGCGAGGGCTTCTGGACCGCGTGCCGCGCCCTGGAGCGCGAGTGCTACCTGGACGACCCGTGGCTGCACAACCCCCGCCTCGTGCGACGTGACTACCTGCTCGGGGACGGCACCTTCCACACCGACATGTCCGGCCCGGAGGACGCCGACCTGAGGATGAAGATGCGCAGCTCCGGTGCCGGGATCGAGCTCGCGCCGATCATCATCGACCACGACGAGGGTCGCCTCACCGTGCGTGACGTGATGAGCAAGCGCTACTACTACGGACGCAGCATCCCCGCCTTCGCCGAGCAGCACGAGGGCGCGGTGGGTGCGCAGGGCAAGGCAGTGCTGCGGTCCTACCTGCGCAACCACCGGCGGTTGCTGGGCGACCCGGCGCACGCGATCGGCATGGTGGCCCTGCGGGCGATGGAGGCGGGCGGCTACGCGATGGGAGCGCGTCGCGGACGCAAGGACCGGACGACGCCATGAGCGAGGACCTGCGTCGCATGCTCTGGGTCTCCCTCCCGGACCAGCGGGCCCGACGCGAGCTGTACTGGATGTCCCGGATGCCGGGCACCCGGGTGCGGGCGATGGCCCAGCAGGAGCCCGTCGGCCAGATCGACTGGATCCCGAGCACCTACACCCGACCGATCAAGCGCTTCGTCGAGGCAGGAGCCCTGGCCTGGGTGCGGGGGCTCACCGACAAGGACCCGGGGGAGTACGACTGGGTGACCTCCCTCGAGCTGTGCTCGCTGGTGACGGGGCAGGCCTCGCGCTGGCGACGGGCCGCTCGCTCGGCTGGAGTTCGCCGCCCGCTCCAGGCGGTCATCACCTGGGAAAATCTGCCGGACCAACCGCTCTACAAGGTCCCGCCCTACCGGCAGGCGTTGAGCTCCTGCCGCGACGCGGACCTGCTCCTGTGCATGGTCGACGCGGCCCGCGACCACCTCCTGGCCAATGGCTTCGACGACGAGCTCATCCGCGTGGTCAAGCCGGGGGTGGACACCGAGCTCTTCCACCCGGCAGCCGAGCCGGTCGCCGAGCCCATCGTGGTCTTCGCCTCCCCGCTCGCCGACAACAAGGGCATCGACCGGGTGCTCGAGGCGATGGCGATCGTGCGCCGTGAGATCCCCGAGGCCCGGCTGAAGGTAGCCGGTCGTGGGCCGCTGGAGCACCTCGTGCAGGCTGCGGCACAGGACCCGCGCTCGGGCGTCGAGCTCATGGGCTCCCTCGACACCGCTGGTGTCGCCGACCTGATGCGCTCGGCGGCCGTCTTCACCACGGCGCCGCGTCCGACGTGGAAGTGGACCGAGCAGCTCGGTCTGGCCTATCTCGAGGCGCTGGCCTGCGGCCTGCCGATCGTGACCACCCGGTGCGGCACCAACGACGAGGCCGTCCAGCCCCCCAACCGTCTGGTGGAGGACGACGCCGAGGCCCTCGCGGACTCCCTCCTGCACTTCCTGCGTGACCCGCGACTGCGGGCCGAGGTCGCCGTCGCCAACCGGTCGCATGCGCTCACCCGCCACGACCTGACCACCCAGTGCGCGGCGATGGGGTCTGCGTTCGCCGAGATCGAAGCCCTGCACCGGGTCTGACGTGTCGATCCCCGCGCAGGCCTCGCGTCCCGCCGCCGTCGGAGCGGCCATCGGCGCGGTGCTCGGCGTGCTGGTGCTGGGGCCCGCGCTGGCCCCCGGCCACACCCTCCACTACGACCTCGTCTTCGTCCCTGACCTCCCGCTGTCGGCGCGCACGCTCGGGATCGACGGCAGCGTCCCCCGGGCGGTGCCCAACGACCTCGTCGTCGCGCTCCTCGACCTGGTGCTGCCGGGATGGCTCGTGCAGAAGATCCTGCTCCTCGGTGCCTTCGTCATCGGCGGCGCGGGGGCGGGGAGCCTCGCGCGGACCCTCCCGGGTGCTGCGGCGGCCGCGGTCCTGTGGTCCTGGAACCCGTGGGTCGGGGAGCGTCTGGGCATCGGTCACTGGGGCTACCTGCTCGGCTTCGCCATGCTGCCGTGGGTCCTGTCGGCGGCCACCCGGATCAGGGACAGGCGTGGCCGGGCCCTGCTCGTGGTCTCGCTCACCGCGGCCGCGCTCGGCGGGTCGACGCCTGGCGTCTTGGCGACCGGGCTGGCCACGGTCACCGTCGTCTGCCTCGGCGGCCCCGTCCGCGCGGTGGTCCGGGACCTGGCCGTCGTCCTCGGGACCTCGCTCCTGGCCAACGCGGCCTGGTGGTGGCCCTTCCTCCGCTCGGCACCCAAGGCGGCCGATGCCCACGGGGCAGACGCCTTCGCGGCCGGGGCGGACACCCCCTTCGGCGTCCTGGGCTCCCTCGTCCTCGGCGGTGGTCTGTGGAACGACCGCACCTGGTTCGTCGAGAGGACGACCTGGCCGGTGGCCCTGGCCGCCCTCGTCGCGGTCCTCCTCGTGCTCGTGCTCGCCATGTGCCGTCGGACCTGGTGGCGCGGTCCTCGCGAGCGCGCCGCGACAGCCGCCGGCGTGATCGGGCTGCTCGTCGCCGCACTGGCGACGCTGCCCGGTGGAGCCGGTGTGCTCGAGGCGGTCGTGACGCACGTGCCGGGGGGCGGGCTCCTGCGGGACGCCCAGAAGTTCACCGCGCTGTGGGTCCTGCTCCTCGCGGTGGCCACCGCGGTCGTCGTGGACCGGTTGGTCGAGCGCAGGGCCCCCGTGCTGCCGGTCCTCCTGGCCGTCGCCTGGCCGTTGGCCACGCTCCCTTCACTGGCCTGGGGCCACGCCGGCGCCTGGGGCAGCGTCGACTACCCCCAGGACGTGCGCGCCGTGGCCCAGCAGCTCGCGGACTCCGACGACCCGGTCGCCGTCTTCCCGTGGTCCACGTACCGGCGGTACGCGTGGAACGCCGACCGGGTGGTCCTCGACCCGTGGAACCGCCTCCTCCCGCAACCCGTCCTCTCCGACGACCGGCTCCCGCTGCGGCAGGGCACGGTGGCGGGCGAGGACCCGGCAGCCGCGAGGGTGACCCGCTCCCTGGACGAAGGGGGGGACACCGTCGGTGTCCTGCGATCCCTCGGTGTGCGCTGGGTCCTCGTGCAGCGGGACCAGCCCGCTCCGGACGGCACCGTCCCCGACCTGTCAGGGACCCCGACCACCACGATCGGTGACCTCGAGCTGTACGACCTGGGCCCGAGCAGCATCAGCACGCCGCCACCGGATCGCCTGCGAGGCCTGGGGCTGCTGGGCACCGCAGGTGCCGTGCTCCTGTGCGTCGTGGCGCTCCTGCGCCGGGGCCCTCGCGAATGAGACGAGGGCGACACGCGGGACCAGGTCGCGACAGGTGACTGCCCGGTATACAGTGGGCACGATTCGTATCCGCTCCATGGAGGACCACCAGTGAACAACGACGCCTCGAAGAAGATCGCCTACAACGTGGGCGGCACCGTCATCGGCGCGCTCCTGGCCGCCTTGGCGATCTTTGGCATCGTCCAGGTGCAGAGCAGTGCCTCGATGCCGCAGACCAACGACCAGGTCATCAACTACAACAGCTGACCTGCCACGACCCCACGAAGGGGGGCGTCCGCTCGATCCGAGCGGACGCCCCCTTCGCCGTGCCGAGGCTTGGTCGTGAGGTGGCCGTCAGGAGGCCACGGACGCCAGCTCGTCGGCCGGCGACGGGTCGACGGTCCGGGACGCGATGAGCGCGTCGAGGTCGATGACGTCGTCGCGGTAGCGGTCGCTGAGACCGAGGACGGAGCGG
The genomic region above belongs to Janibacter limosus and contains:
- a CDS encoding glycosyltransferase family 4 protein, whose translation is MSEDLRRMLWVSLPDQRARRELYWMSRMPGTRVRAMAQQEPVGQIDWIPSTYTRPIKRFVEAGALAWVRGLTDKDPGEYDWVTSLELCSLVTGQASRWRRAARSAGVRRPLQAVITWENLPDQPLYKVPPYRQALSSCRDADLLLCMVDAARDHLLANGFDDELIRVVKPGVDTELFHPAAEPVAEPIVVFASPLADNKGIDRVLEAMAIVRREIPEARLKVAGRGPLEHLVQAAAQDPRSGVELMGSLDTAGVADLMRSAAVFTTAPRPTWKWTEQLGLAYLEALACGLPIVTTRCGTNDEAVQPPNRLVEDDAEALADSLLHFLRDPRLRAEVAVANRSHALTRHDLTTQCAAMGSAFAEIEALHRV
- a CDS encoding DUF2613 family protein: MNNDASKKIAYNVGGTVIGALLAALAIFGIVQVQSSASMPQTNDQVINYNS
- a CDS encoding glycosyltransferase family 2 protein; protein product: MTGADRDAERATVTVVVPTRNNIRTIEACLRSVAEQTHPGVELLVVDNHSSDGTPQVAERFADRVITAGPERSAQRNTGIEAARSEWVLWLDSDMVLPPRTIALALDTARATGATGIALPERTIGEGFWTACRALERECYLDDPWLHNPRLVRRDYLLGDGTFHTDMSGPEDADLRMKMRSSGAGIELAPIIIDHDEGRLTVRDVMSKRYYYGRSIPAFAEQHEGAVGAQGKAVLRSYLRNHRRLLGDPAHAIGMVALRAMEAGGYAMGARRGRKDRTTP